Proteins encoded within one genomic window of Hevea brasiliensis isolate MT/VB/25A 57/8 chromosome 8, ASM3005281v1, whole genome shotgun sequence:
- the LOC131182359 gene encoding zinc finger protein ZAT11-like has product MKRSFHEAELDSITMANCLMLLSQGRETQFPSFEAIKNSGVINSPSRVFECKTCNRQFPSFQALGGHRASHKKPRLMGAGGDGSSDTQSSSSSTPAKPKTHECSICGLEFAIGQALGGHMRRHRAALNDQSSLQGHDDPLSHPTSCSAQVAVPPIVKKSRVLCLDLNLTPYENDLELFRHGSKAAPMVIDCFL; this is encoded by the coding sequence ATGAAAAGAAGTTTTCATGAAGCAGAGCTTGATAGTATAACCATGGCGAATTGCTTGATGCTTCTATCCCAAGGGAGGGAAACGCAATTTCCTTCCTTTGAAGCTATCAAAAATAGTGGGGTTATTAATTCCCCTAGTCGTGTTTTTGAGTGCAAGACATGTAACAGGCAGTTTCCTTCCTTTCAAGCCCTAGGCGGCCACCGTGCTAGCCACAAGAAGCCTAGGTTGATGGGCGCTGGTGGAGATGGGAGCTCTGATACTCAGTCGTCTTCTTCTTCAACTCCAGCGAAGCCTAAAACCCATGAATGTTCTATTTGTGGATTAGAGTTTGCCATAGGGCAAGCCTTGGGAGGTCACATGAGGAGGCATAGAGCTGCCCTGAATGATCAAAGCAGCTTGCAGGGTCATGATGATCCTTTGAGTCATCCGACAAGTTGTAGTGCACAAGTGGCGGTGCCTCCTATTGTGAAGAAATCTAGGGTTTTGTGCTTGGATTTGAACTTGACTCCATATGAGAATGATCTGGAGTTGTTTAGGCATGGCAGCAAGGCAGCTCCCATGGTTATTGATTGTTTCTTGTAG
- the LOC110649228 gene encoding protein SOSEKI 5, with the protein MAGNSEVGTEIMTPQKYQDPETRPGTNKKQIQAQPKSEKKVAVVYYLSQNGQIEHPHYVEVSLSSPEGLYLRDVVKTLNLLRGQGMASMFSWATKRSYKNIFLWQDLSDEDLIHPCQGQDYILKGSLLLETSLSFRSNDSISSSTSRRSSERLTTSSEDSNSPVTRRKNHSWSSIDGIDEHRIYKVKSSGELTRKGSNMSTQTDDNRRMKMEIEEVEPEGLDIKSSSKASGNLESSIEFYRPANIRCQKVGRDHHCNQRTNEPKLFMKLVGCGCGSKRFKDFQQMENKYR; encoded by the exons ATGGCCGGCAATTCCGAAGTTGGAACAGAAATAATGACACCACAGAAGTATCAGGATCCAGAAACCAGGCCTGGAACCAACAAGAAACAGATCCAAGCACAACCAAAATCTGAGAAAAAGGTAGCTGTTGTTTACTACCTATCTCAAAATGGCCAGATTGAGCATCCTCATTATGTGGAAGTATCTCTATCTTCTCCTGAAGGACTCTATCTAAGAG ATGTGGTGAAGACACTAAACCTTCTTAGAGGTCAAGGCATGGCTAGCATGTTCTCCTGGGCTACAAAAAG GAGCTACAAGAATATATTTTTATGGCAGGACTTGTCAGATGAGGACTTAATACACCCATGTCAAGGCCAGGATTACATTCTCAAAGGATCACTACTCCTAGAAACTTCTCTAAGTTTTCGATCCAATGACTCGATATCATCATCAACCTCAAGACGTTCCTCAGAGAGGTTAACCACTAGCAGTGAGGACTCAAACTCTCCTGTCACTAGAAGGAAAAATCATTCATGGAGTTCAATTGATGGCATTGATGAACACAGAATTTACAAGGTCAAATCCTCAGGAGAACTTACAAGAAAAGGTTCTAACATGTCAACACAGACAGATGACAATCGaagaatgaaaatggaaattgaagaaGTTGAACCTGAAGGACTAGATATAAAATCTAGTTCAAAAGCTTCTGGGAACTTGGAAAGCTCTATAGAGTTTTATAGGCCAGCAAATATTAGATGTCAGAAGGTTGGGAGAGATCATCATTGTAACCAAAGAACGAATGAACCGAAGCTTTTCATGAAGTTGGTTGGATGTGGATGTGGATCAAAAAGGTTCAAAGATTTTCAGCAGATGGAAAACAAGTACCGATGA
- the LOC110642646 gene encoding uncharacterized protein LOC110642646 — protein MDGEVSTERIKCFRRIFSNEDERIRANDEFANFSLKSGPFADPDSIGSMYVTDPRKWWACFGSNAPLLQRLAFKVLGQPTSSSCCERNWSIYSFIHSCRRNKLTPKRAEDLVFIHNNLRLLSRNSSQYYDEKTKLWDVGGDQFGSMEDVGVLEFANLSLDEPELESVLFDENATTSMEKENEKDSEVEEML, from the coding sequence ATGGATGGAGAAGTATCAACTGAGAGAATTAAATGCTTTAGGAGGATTTTTTCTAACGAAGATGAGCGAATTAGAGCAAATgatgaatttgcaaatttttctttgaaaagtgGACCTTTTGCTGATCCTGATTCTATTGGAAGTATGTATGTTACAGATCCTAGGAAATGGTGGGCATGTTTTGGTTCTaatgcacctttacttcaaaggTTGGCTTTTAAAGTGCTTGGACAACCTACTTCCTCCTCTTGTTGTGAAAGAAATTGGAGTATTTATTCCTTCATTCATTCATGCAGAAGGAATAAATTAACTCCAAAACGTGCAGAGGACTTGGTTTTTATCCATAATAATCTTCGTCTTCTGTCCAGAAACTCCTCCCAATATTATGATGAGAAGACAAAATTGTGGGATGTTGGTGGTGATCAATTTGGAAGTATGGAAGATGTGGGAGTTCTTGAATTTGCCAACCTTTCATTGGATGAACCAGAGTTAGAGTCTGTTTTGTTTGATGAAAATGCAACTACAAGCATGGAGAAGGAGAATGAGAAAGACAGTGAAGTTGAggaaatgttataa